The Streptobacillus felis genome window below encodes:
- a CDS encoding TRIC cation channel family protein, with protein MGIIIMSTITAVGGDIIRDLLANETPFILKEDIYSILCVIAGFLYKYMIVDLKISEIKTTIIIFFVVLIIRLIVINKKLSLPK; from the coding sequence ATAGGTATAATTATAATGTCTACGATAACAGCTGTAGGTGGAGATATAATAAGAGATTTATTAGCAAATGAAACACCATTTATACTTAAAGAAGATATTTATTCAATATTATGTGTAATAGCAGGATTTTTATATAAATATATGATAGTAGATTTAAAAATTAGTGAGATTAAAACAACAATAATAATATTTTTTGTAGTATTAATAATAAGATTAATAGTAATAAATAAGAAATTAAGTTTACCAAAATAA